In Streptomyces pluripotens, the genomic window GCCGCGTACGACGGTCTGAAGCGGCAGGGCGGCAAGGGCGCCGTGGTCGCCCTGGAGCCGTCCACGGGCAAGATCCTCGCGCTGGCCTCCTACCCGTCGTACGACCCCTCGTCCTTCGCGGGCTATTCCAACGACGACGCCAAGGCCTGGAACAAGCTCCAGAAGAAGAACAACCCCGCCGATCCGATGCTGAACCGGGCGCTGCGCGAGACCTATCCGCCGGGCTCCACCTTCAAGGTGGTCACGGCGGCCGCCGCACTGGAGAACGGCCTGTACACAGACGCGAACCAGCACACCAAGTCGCCACTGCCGTGGATCATGCCGGGCACCAACGTCCCGCTGAAGAACGAGGGCAACATCCCCTGCAAGAACGCGACCATGCGGGTCGCGCTCCAGTGGTCCTGCAACACGGTCTTCGGCAAGATCGGCGCCGACCTGGGCAACGACAAGATGCTCGCCGAGGCGAAGAAGTTCGGCTTCGACTCCGAGCAGTTCACCCCGGTCCGCTCCAGCGCCTCGGTGTTCTCCGACAAGATGAACGCGGCGAACACCGCTCTGTCCTCCATCGGGCAGTACAACACCGCCGCGACCCCGCTGCAGATGGCCATGGTCGCCTCTGCGGTCGCCAACGACGGCAAGCTGATGAAGCCGTACATGGTCGACAAGCTGCAGTCCTCCACCCTCGACACGGTCGCGCAGACCGAGCCTCAGGAGATGAGCCAGCCCCTGTCGTCGAAGAACGCACAGATCCTGCAGTCGATGATGGAGACGGTCGTCAAGGACGGCACCGGAAAGAACGCGCAGATCAACGGGGTCACCGTCGGCGGCAAGACCGGTA contains:
- a CDS encoding peptidoglycan D,D-transpeptidase FtsI family protein — encoded protein: MNKPLRRIAVFCGILVLALLIRDNYLQYVRADELRTNTNNRRVAIERYAYPRGDIIVDGNPITGSTQSKSGDFKYKRTYKNGPMWAPVTGYSSQAFDGNQLEKIDDGILTGNDDRLFFRNTLDMITGKPKQGGNVVTTLNAAAQKAAYDGLKRQGGKGAVVALEPSTGKILALASYPSYDPSSFAGYSNDDAKAWNKLQKKNNPADPMLNRALRETYPPGSTFKVVTAAAALENGLYTDANQHTKSPLPWIMPGTNVPLKNEGNIPCKNATMRVALQWSCNTVFGKIGADLGNDKMLAEAKKFGFDSEQFTPVRSSASVFSDKMNAANTALSSIGQYNTAATPLQMAMVASAVANDGKLMKPYMVDKLQSSTLDTVAQTEPQEMSQPLSSKNAQILQSMMETVVKDGTGKNAQINGVTVGGKTGTAQHGVANSANPYAWFISYAKLSDGSSPVAVAVVIEDEQANRGDISGGGLAAPIAKSVMEAVINGKK